Proteins from a single region of Chlorocebus sabaeus isolate Y175 chromosome 25, mChlSab1.0.hap1, whole genome shotgun sequence:
- the LOC119622882 gene encoding olfactory receptor 2L2, translated as MENYNQTSTDFILLGLFPPSRIGLFLFILIVLIFLMALIGNLSMILLIFLDTHLHTPMYFLLSQLSLIDLNYISTIVPKMVSDFLYGNMSISFIGCGIQSFFFLTLAVAEALLLTSMAYDRYVAISFPLHYPIRMSKRVCVLMITGSWMIGSINSCGHTVYALHIPYCKSRAINHFFCDVPAMLTLACTDTWVYECTVFLSSTIFLVFPFIGIMCSYGRILLAVYRMHSAEGRKKAYSTCSTHLTVVTFYYAPFAYTYLRPRSLRSPTEDKVLAVFYTILTPVLNPIIYSLRNKEVMGALTQMIQKIFSMKI; from the coding sequence ATGGAAAATTACAATCAAACATCAACTGATTTCATCTTGTTGGGGCTGTTCCCACCATCAAGAATTGGCCTTTtcctcttcatcctcattgttCTCATTTTCCTAATGGCTCTAATTGGAAACCTATCCATGATTCTTCTCATCTTTTTGGACACCCATCTCCACACACCCATGTATTTCCTACTTAGTCAGCTCTCACTCATTGACCTAAATTACATCTCTACCATTGTTCCTAAGATGGTTTCTGATTTTCTGTATGGAAACATGTCTATCTCCTTCATTGGATGTGGGATTCAGAGTTTCTTCTTCTTGACTTTAGCAGTTGCAGAAGCGCTACTCCTGACATCAATGGCCTACGATCGTTATGTGGctatttcctttcctctccactATCCCATCCGTATGAGCAAAAGAGTATGTGTGCTGATGATAACAGGATCTTGGATGATAGGCTCCATCAACTCTTGTGGTCACACGGTATATGCTCTCCATATCCCATATTGCAAGTCCAGAGCCATCAATCATTTTTTCTGTGATGTTCCAGCTATGTTGACCCTAGCCTGCACGGATACCTGGGTCTATGAGTGCACAGTGTTTTTGAGCAGCACCATCTTTCTTGTGTTTCCTTTCATTGGTATTATGTGTTCCTATGGCCGAATTCTCCTCGCTGTCTACCGCATGCACTCtgcagaagggaggaagaaggccTATTCGACCTGCAGCACCCACCTCACTGTAGTGACTTTCTACTATGCACCCTTTGCTTATACCTATCTACGTCCAAGATCCCTGCGATCTCCAACAGAGGACAAAGTTCTGGCTGTCTTCTACACCATCCTCACCCCAGTGCTCAACCCCATCATCTACAGCCTGAGAAACAAGGAGGTGATGGGGGCCCTGACACAAATGATTCAGAAAATCTTCTCCATGAAAATATAG